TCTGCAATCCTACCTGATGCAGGATCGACAGGGTTTTTTCTGGATGTCTGTCGCTTATGCGGATGCGCAGCGGTACGAACTGGTCAAATTTTCGGAAAACTGGCAACGGCTCAACACCTATTTGCTGCCGCCGGGCACTGCGTTCGGGATTTACGGCAACCAAACCCGGGAAGATAAGGCCGGTCACCTCTGGATTGGGGCCACGAATGGTAATCTCCTGCGGTTCGACCCGGCTAGCGAAACGTTTCGGGTATTTTCCTACCAGTCCTTGCTGCCTAAGCGGGGTGCTGATATTGAAACCTTCTCCCTGTATTTCGATCGGGCCGGGACGGGCTGGATCGGTACCCAGAATGGTCTTATTCGGGCCGATCATCCGCAGACAACCCCCGTGTTCTCGATCTATAAAAATGATGTTGACAATCGCGAAAGCCTGAGCAATGATTTTGTGTCGAGTTGCATCGACGACCCCTATCAACCGGATAAGTACCTTTGGGTAAGTACCAAAGGGGGCGGGCTAGAGCAACTCGATAAACAGACGCGGTCCGGCCGGTTTACGCATTTTACCGAAGCCCGGGGACTGCCCAACAAAGTCGTTTATGGTATCCTGACCGATGAGTTCAAGAACTTCTGGTTGAGTACTAACCGGGGTCTGGCTCAGTTCAACCCAAAGACATTGACTTTTCGTAATTATACAAAAGCTGATGGGTTGCAGGATGACGAATTCAACACGGGCTCGTTCGTTAAAACAGCCTCCGGCGAACTGCTCTTCGGGGGGGTGAACGGGCTGACGGCGTTTCAGCCTAAGGACGTGGTGGCTACCGTCGGACCCGTTGCCCCGGTCCATATCATCGGACTGAAAATCAACAACGAACCGGTTACTGTGGGGCCCCCCGATGGTATTTTGCCGGAAAGCATCGAACAGACCCGACAACTCGATTTGTCGCACACGCAAAATCTGTTGACACTCGAATTTGCGGTCATGGATTATGCTAACTCGGCCAAAAATCAGTACCGCTACCGGCTCGGCGGCATCGACGAACGCTGGGTAGAGGCCGGTACGAACCGATTTGCCAATTACGCCCAACTGCCCGATGGTACGTATACGTTTGAGGTGGAAGGCTCTATTGATGGCGAGAGCTGGAGCAAACCCGTCGCGTTGACCATTCGGATTCATCCGCCATTTTACCGCACCTGGTGGGCCTATCTGGTATATGCCCTTGGGTTGGGCTTCGTTGTCTGGCAGCTTTACCGGTTTCAGACGCAACGACTGCTGCTGGAGCAACAAATCGACTTCGAGCAGCAGGAAGCAACCCGGTTAGCCGAGTTAGACGCGCTGAAAACCCAGTTTTTTACCAATATTTCCCACGAGTTTCGTACTCCGTTGACCCTCATTCTGGGGCCTATCGAACAAGCCGTTAACGATTACGCCCAGGATGCCCGCTTTCCGCTAATCCAGCGTAATGCCAACCGGCTGCTTAGTCTCATCAACCAGCTCCTGGATTTAAGTAAGTTAGAAGCCAACCAGCTTCGGCCCGAACCCGAACCGGGCGACATGGCCGCCTTTTTCCGGACCCTGACCAGTTCGTTCAGTTCGCTGGCCGACAACCGGGCCATCCGGTTCATCGTCACGCAGAATCAACTGGCCTACTGGGCTCGTTTCGACGGCGATCAGGTCGAGAAAATCACCACGAACCTGCTTTCCAACGCCTTTAAGTTTACCACCGACGGCAACGAAGTGCGCCTGAACGTTGCGTATGAGGCCGGTGGGGTAACCCTGCAGGTGACGGATACGGGGATTGGTATTGACACGGCCAATCTGCCCAGGATTTTCGACCGCTTTTATCAGGTAGATAGCCATTCGAACCGGAACTACGAAGGCACGGGTATTGGGCTGGCCCTGGTCAACGAACTGGTGAAAGTCCTGCAGGGTACGATTTCGGTCGATAGCACCGAAGGCATAGGTACGACGTTTACCGTCTATCTGCCGCTGACGATGGTAGACGAACCGATTGCGGCTGAGTCGATCCCACCTTTAGCCCGGCTGCCCCGGGAGGTGCCGCTACCGGAGCCGTCCGTTTCCGCGGGTTTCCC
This DNA window, taken from Spirosoma agri, encodes the following:
- a CDS encoding hybrid sensor histidine kinase/response regulator transcription factor; its protein translation is MRLLCLLILLPVTLFAQVKGWQELTISDGLSQGMIFSIKQDQKGFIWVATKDGLNRYDGYNFTVFTHDPYNKYSLSTSACSALLVDSRDRLWIGTLNKGLNLYDDRTHRFYHIDMSDPALPDAGNYEIILLTEDPEGNIWVGTSQNKLVKITLSGALKTGFPDKANATPHVQFSRFSFPLPGVASSSSPSHILFRANGQAVVSAARELYTLNWQHPQPTRYSQIRRFGSLATLFKATPDGQQPDYWFGFSADTLVGWQQTNRKRIKLPPAKNANLYLDALDPQTVAVATPDFLWLMSPAQLYAQDQLSERNAFAVMPPNLYGITKLLVDKTGNIWVGTAGYGLRKFSPRIKQFQTFLPNTSLSYVMRDRRGQIYVRNQFDYGRLDRSANRRLPLGGNTNLPAHGLQSYLMQDRQGFFWMSVAYADAQRYELVKFSENWQRLNTYLLPPGTAFGIYGNQTREDKAGHLWIGATNGNLLRFDPASETFRVFSYQSLLPKRGADIETFSLYFDRAGTGWIGTQNGLIRADHPQTTPVFSIYKNDVDNRESLSNDFVSSCIDDPYQPDKYLWVSTKGGGLEQLDKQTRSGRFTHFTEARGLPNKVVYGILTDEFKNFWLSTNRGLAQFNPKTLTFRNYTKADGLQDDEFNTGSFVKTASGELLFGGVNGLTAFQPKDVVATVGPVAPVHIIGLKINNEPVTVGPPDGILPESIEQTRQLDLSHTQNLLTLEFAVMDYANSAKNQYRYRLGGIDERWVEAGTNRFANYAQLPDGTYTFEVEGSIDGESWSKPVALTIRIHPPFYRTWWAYLVYALGLGFVVWQLYRFQTQRLLLEQQIDFEQQEATRLAELDALKTQFFTNISHEFRTPLTLILGPIEQAVNDYAQDARFPLIQRNANRLLSLINQLLDLSKLEANQLRPEPEPGDMAAFFRTLTSSFSSLADNRAIRFIVTQNQLAYWARFDGDQVEKITTNLLSNAFKFTTDGNEVRLNVAYEAGGVTLQVTDTGIGIDTANLPRIFDRFYQVDSHSNRNYEGTGIGLALVNELVKVLQGTISVDSTEGIGTTFTVYLPLTMVDEPIAAESIPPLARLPREVPLPEPSVSAGFPDPDPRVTNGQSATVSDNILLIIDDNADIRTFVRSIFEQEYQIVEAVDGQDGLGKATASLPDIIICDLMMPRLDGFGFCKALKNQPATSHIPVVMLTAKATVEDRIGGFELGADDYLTKPFNRAEIVARVRNLVQQRQRLYQWFSANEQAPKANEPVGQEFVSVLLTVEKQFVEQLTDVVHRHIDEPAFGVEVLAEAVNLSRSQLHRKLKVVLNTSPVNFIRKVRLARAAELLAGGEENVSQVAYAVGIDNLSYFSKVFQEQYGVLPSHYKRAEKSVNNS